From the Cyanobium sp. M30B3 genome, the window TGGACCTGTATCTGCCGGGCTGCCCGCCGCGGCCCGAGGCGATCTTCGATGCGGTGATCAAGCTGCGCAAGAAGGTGGGCAATGAGGCCCTGGCCGAGCGGGGAAACCTGCAGCAGACCCACCGCTACTGCACGGTGAGCCACCGGATGAAGGCGGTGGAGCCGATCGTGGATGGCCGCTACCTGCAGGCCGAAACCCAGAAGGCCGCCCTGGCCGCCGCCGCCGAACTGCCCCTCGGAGCCCTGGCCGATGGGCGGCAGGCCGCCGTGGCACCGGCCTCCGGCGCCAGCTCCTGATCCCCTCCTGCCCGATCCCCTCCTGAACCCTGCGATGCCTGCGGACACCCCCCAAGCCAGCGGCGAGGCGATCGCCACCCAGGCCCCCGGCGCCGTGAGCCAGTGGCTCACCAGCCAGGGCTTCGACCATGAGCTGCTGCCCCCGGACCACCTGGGGGTGGAGGTGATTGCGGTGGAGCCGGCCTTCCTGCCCCTGCTGGCCACCGCCCTCAAGGCCCATGGCTTTGATTACCTGCAGTGCCAGGGGGGGTATGACGAAGGCCCCGGTGGCCGCCTGGTGAGCTTCTACCACCTGGTGAAGCTGGGCTGCCTGGCTGATCAGAGCGAAGCCGTGGCCCATCTGCCGGCCGAGGTGAAGCCCGAAGAGGTGCGGCTCAAGGTGTTCCTGGATCGCGACGGCGATCTCAGCATCCCCAGCCTCTACGGCCTGTTCCGCGGCGCCGACTGGCAGGAGCGCGAAACCTTCGACATGTTCGGCATCCGCTA encodes:
- a CDS encoding NAD(P)H-quinone oxidoreductase subunit J, encoding MPADTPQASGEAIATQAPGAVSQWLTSQGFDHELLPPDHLGVEVIAVEPAFLPLLATALKAHGFDYLQCQGGYDEGPGGRLVSFYHLVKLGCLADQSEAVAHLPAEVKPEEVRLKVFLDRDGDLSIPSLYGLFRGADWQERETFDMFGIRYEGHPHPKRLLMPEDWKGWPLRKDYVQPDFYEMQDAY